TGTGACATTGATCCCGCTCTCCAGATCGATATCTACTCCATCGAATCCGAACTTAGTCATCAATGCGTGGGCGCTGTTGGCGAAACTGGTTGCGCTGGCCGCGTTATTAATCGCGACGGTTCCATTCGCACCGCCGATGGAGAGGATAACCTTTTGTCCGCGAGAGTGCAGAGTGCTGATGTCGGAGGTGAACTGCGAATCGTTGTAACCTCCCCCGATACATGCCGCTAATCCCGAATCTGTCGTGTAATCGACGGCACCGGGCGTTGACGTTGAATTTGCAAACGCCACGGCGGCTATGGTGTAGCTAGTGGGGACTGCGCTTAGACGGGGACACGTCGAGCCGTTAGTGAAGTTTTGCCAGTATCCTAGTAATAGGTGCTTGGGTAGGCCCGCCGAACCCCCACCGCTGCTGCCGCCCCCGCCAACCGTTGCCCACGCGAAAGTCTCCCAAGCTTGCGCTGTCGTGCGATCGGCATTCAGAGGCGCAGTCGACGCGATATTCAGATCGGCGGACACATATTTGCCGTTGCCAACATTCAGTAGATGGATCTGGCCGTTACCGAGGTCGATCCAGTGAAACTCCTCCCAGGTGTTGAAGACGGTGCGGGACGCCACAAGAGGAGTATTGGCCCCAAGATTCTGGTCCGCCGACACATACTTGCCGTTGCCGATCGAGAGCAAGGCAACCAATCCTCCGCCAGCGTCGACGACCTGGAACTGCTCCCAGGTGTTTACGGTTGTGCGGTCAGCGACGAGAGGGGCGGTAGCGTCCAGGTCTTGGTCCGCGGACACGTACAGGTTCGTGGCACTGGCCTTCAAGGAGATGATTTGACCGATGGGTGCCGCCGCAAAGGCCACCCCGCTCCCTATGGCTACGAATAAAAAGAAACTACAAAGGCTGACTAAGGATTGGTGCCGTCTTGAA
This genomic stretch from Terriglobus saanensis SP1PR4 harbors:
- a CDS encoding glycosyl hydrolase family 18 protein, with the translated sequence MAFAAAPIGQIISLKASATNLYVSADQDLDATAPLVADRTTVNTWEQFQVVDAGGGLVALLSIGNGKYVSADQNLGANTPLVASRTVFNTWEEFHWIDLGNGQIHLLNVGNGKYVSADLNIASTAPLNADRTTAQAWETFAWATVGGGGSSGGGSAGLPKHLLLGYWQNFTNGSTCPRLSAVPTSYTIAAVAFANSTSTPGAVDYTTDSGLAACIGGGYNDSQFTSDISTLHSRGQKVILSIGGANGTVAINNAASATSFANSAHALMTKFGFDGVDIDLESGINVTNLASALQQLAALSPGLIITMAPQTTDVTNTSSPYFALALKIQNILTIVNTQYYNSGTMFGCDGNIYAEGTEDFATAQACILIQGGLRPDQIGLGFPATSAAAGGGYVDPSVVVNALDCLTEGQKCGAFRPSTTWPTLRGAMTWSISWDATTNYNFANTVKAGLNALP